The DNA segment TAATCACATCGCCTTTTTGAGGAATTTCTTTGGTAAAATCCACAATAAAACCGCCTAGAGTTCCGTAAGAATCGCTTTCGGGAATATTGAGTTTATAGGTCAAGTTCAGATATTCGACATCCAATCGTGCCGAAAAAACATAAACATCTTCTTCCAGTTCTTTTTCGGTCAATTCTTCGTCAGAATCGTGTTCGTCTTCTATTTCGCCAAAAAGTTCTTCGACAATGTCTTCAATGGTAATGATTCCAGAAGTCCCCCCATATTCGTCGAGAACAACAGCCACGCTTTTTCGTTTTTTGGTCAACAAATTCATGGCATCTTTAATGTAAATTGTTTCGGGAACAAATTCGACTGGAATCACGATTGACTTGATGTTTTTTGGTTTTTTGAACAAATCAAAGGAATGCACGTAGCCAATAATATCGTCGAGCGAATTTTGATACACGACAATCTTGGAATAGCCAGTTTCTATAAACAATGTTTTCAATTCAGCAACGGAATCAAAAACATCAACTGCCACAATCTCCGTTCTTGGCGTCATGACATCCCGGGCTTTCACACCCGAAAAATCAAGGGCATTTTGAAACATTTGAATCTCCGAATCCATTTCTTCGTTGTCCTCAACGGTGCTCATTTGCTCGGTGATATAGTTCCCAAGTTCCGCTTTGCTGAAATACAAAGGCAATTGATCGCCTCCGGTTTTGAAGAATTTTTTCAGAACAAAATCGGAAACCCAGATAAAGAAAGAGGATACATAATAAAACAACATGTAAAACCCATAAGCCGGAAGCGCAAAAACCTTTATCAAGGCATTGGCATAGATTTGAAAAAAGACTTTAGACAGAAACATGGCCGTTAGCAACACCACTATTGTAGTCAACAGGATTTGAATCATCAAACTCAACAGTCCTGAAAAATGAAACTGGAAATATTCGAACCAACCCATCAACAATTCGCCCATTAAAAACCCATAAACCACCAATGAAAGGGTGTTGCCAATGAGCATTGCCGCAATGAATTTTGAAGGTTCTTGGGTAAGTTTCGCAAGGATGTTGGAAATAAAACTGTCCTGCTTTTTTTCTATTTCAAGGTAAATTTTATTGGAAGAAATGAAGGCTATTTCCATTCCAGAGAAAAAGGCACTTAGTAGTAAGCATACTATTATGACACCTATTTCCATAAATTAGGACTTCTTGTTTCGGTCTTCAAATTTATTGGCAAATCTTCGTCTAAAGAAAAACATAAAAACCGATAGGACGGCAATTCCCAGAAAAAGAAAATGTTGATCGTTGTCTTCGTTCCAAATTTCGACAGCTTTTATGGTAAAGAAAATAGCTGCAACAAGATATATGTATTGTGTGTATTTAAGGTAATTCATAATTGAGAATGTATAAATTTAATCTGCCGATAAAACTTCACCGACTATGCTTTGTGAATTGATAACTTTAAAATCTTTGCTAAAATCGATTCCTTTTCCGTTTGAAACCCCTTTTGGATCCGTAAATTTAAAGCTTTTTTCGGTAAAAAACCATTCGTTCTTTTGGTCAAAATACAACTGGTCAGTTTCCAGCATTTGTCCGTCTTGGGAATTAATTTTGACATTTCCTTTCAGATCGATAATGTTTGTTGCCTTGAAGGAAGTAGCATAATCCGATTTGATGTACGTCTTTTTTCCGTTTTTATCGTATAAAGTAACATCTATCCCTTTTGGAAATTCCGTAAAAGGAAAATCGACAGTGGCAAATTCCCGCATTTTTGGACTAATCAACACGACTGTTATTCTACCGGAATCAGTGTATTTCAAATTGATTTTATCAGCTTCGCCACTGGGAACAAATTCCGAAAAATTGCTTTTTTGGACTTCCTTAAAATTACTTTCACATCCAAAAAGGAGTGCTATAACCATAACCAACACAGGCGCAAGAATTAGGTGTTTTTTTAATAAAGCCATAAATTAAACTTAACAAAGCTGTTGATGATTATCAGGATATGAAATAGAATTTTAAAAGAATTTACGTTTCACGAACCATTTGTCATTCAATGTAAAACTTAGGCTGAAGCTGAAATAGTTTTCTTGAACCAAATCATGCGAAGTAGTTCCTTTTTGTCCGTATTCCACTCCCACGTTCAAATTAGAAAGAGAACCCGTTATTGGCAATCCCATTCCAAAAGTCAATGCTTTGTCATTTATTGAAGTTGAATTAACAATTAGTCCTGTTTTCTCAAATCGAAAACCTCCTCGGTATGTAATT comes from the Flavobacterium limnophilum genome and includes:
- the lptC gene encoding LPS export ABC transporter periplasmic protein LptC produces the protein MALLKKHLILAPVLVMVIALLFGCESNFKEVQKSNFSEFVPSGEADKINLKYTDSGRITVVLISPKMREFATVDFPFTEFPKGIDVTLYDKNGKKTYIKSDYATSFKATNIIDLKGNVKINSQDGQMLETDQLYFDQKNEWFFTEKSFKFTDPKGVSNGKGIDFSKDFKVINSQSIVGEVLSAD
- a CDS encoding LPXTG cell wall anchor domain-containing protein, which gives rise to MNYLKYTQYIYLVAAIFFTIKAVEIWNEDNDQHFLFLGIAVLSVFMFFFRRRFANKFEDRNKKS
- a CDS encoding hemolysin family protein, with the translated sequence MEIGVIIVCLLLSAFFSGMEIAFISSNKIYLEIEKKQDSFISNILAKLTQEPSKFIAAMLIGNTLSLVVYGFLMGELLMGWFEYFQFHFSGLLSLMIQILLTTIVVLLTAMFLSKVFFQIYANALIKVFALPAYGFYMLFYYVSSFFIWVSDFVLKKFFKTGGDQLPLYFSKAELGNYITEQMSTVEDNEEMDSEIQMFQNALDFSGVKARDVMTPRTEIVAVDVFDSVAELKTLFIETGYSKIVVYQNSLDDIIGYVHSFDLFKKPKNIKSIVIPVEFVPETIYIKDAMNLLTKKRKSVAVVLDEYGGTSGIITIEDIVEELFGEIEDEHDSDEELTEKELEEDVYVFSARLDVEYLNLTYKLNIPESDSYGTLGGFIVDFTKEIPQKGDVITIGNFHFIIEEATNKKIELVKMTIKD